A single window of Anomaloglossus baeobatrachus isolate aAnoBae1 chromosome 9, aAnoBae1.hap1, whole genome shotgun sequence DNA harbors:
- the LOC142250929 gene encoding oocyte zinc finger protein XlCOF8.4-like, with translation MDTSHHKTEQILDLTLEIIYLLTGEDYIIVKKSDKYVTADSDHQASGRWSKIRSSIMGPRPPSLIHERSNKQKIIEVTNKILQMLMAEDVTVNRTTEEWDFMEEHKDRCKDAMMEEHQPLTPPDASGNSPSPQGCPRPLYPREGPEENPNVPQDQQIDGLIIVKVEETEGDKEYYRGDVLRSGEETPTNVSTDAAPSLGYRPLSSGCEAEPNGTQSINELQNMTMNISSLIHSGDPLSVHNTLTQPPPDHSQTLHLIPGPGGENQINDPNSKGPFPCPVCEKLFNIRSNLFHHIKIHPVKPICTMCGKCFKRKTDLIRHHKTHKGEKPFLCSECGNLFTVKADLLPLVSEEQPFPRPICGKCFFQKSDAAHQNQGAHKAEKPYSCTACGKGFIHKRNLVQHEKTHTKEKS, from the exons ATGGACACGAGTCACCACAAGACGGAGCAGATACTAGACCTGACCCTGGAGATCATCTACCTGCTGACCGGGGAG GATTATATCATAGTGAAGAAATCTGATAAGTATGTGACAGCCGACTCCGATCACCAAGCGTCAGGACGATGGAGCAAGATTAGAAGCTCCATCATGGGGCCTCGACCTCCATCACTGATACATGAGAGGAGCAACAAGCAGAAGATCATAGAGGTCACCAATAAGATCCTGCAGATGCTGATGGCAGAG GACGTCACTGTCAATCGCACCACGGAGGAGTGGGACTTTATGGAAGAACACAAGGATCGATGCAAGGATGCCATGATGGAGGAGCACCAGCCCCTCACACCACCGG ATGCATCCGGTAATAGTCCCTCGCCACAAGGTTGTCCCCGTCCTCTTTATCCTCGGGAAGGTCCAGAGGAAAATCCCAATGTCCCACAGGATCAACAG ATCGACGGCCTGATTATTGTCAAAGTGGAAGAGACGGAGGGAGACAAGGAGTATTACCGAGGTGACGTCCTGAGGAGCGGAGAGGAGACTCCTACCAATGTCAGCACAG ATGCGGCCCCGAGCCTCGGCTACAGACCTCTGTCTTCAGGGTGTGAAGCGGAGCCCAATGGCACGCAAAGCATTAACGAACTGCAAAACATGACCATGAACATTTCCTCCTTGATCCACAGCGGAGATCCGTTATCGGTTCACAACACCCTCACCCAACCTCCGCCCGATCACTCCCAGACTCTACATCTGATCCCAGGGCCCGGAGGCGAGAACCAGATCAATGATCCGAACAGCAAGGGCCCGTTCCCGTGTCCAGTATGCGAAAAACTTTTTAACATCAGATCAAACTTATTTCATCACATAAAAATCCACCCGGTGAAGCCGATCTGCACCATGTGCGGGAAATGCTTCAAACGGAAAACGGATCTGATCAGACACCATAAAACgcacaaaggggagaagccattctTGTGCTCAGAGTGCGGGAACCTCTTCACGGTGAAGGCCGATCTTCTGCCGCTTGTCTCGGAGGAGCAGCCGTTCCCACGTCccatatgtgggaaatgtttcttCCAGAAATCAGATGCTGCTCATCAGAATCAGGGGGCTCACAAGGCGGAGAAGCCGTATAGCTGTACGGCCTGCGGGAAAGGGTTTATCCACAAAAGAAATCTCGTCCAACATGAGAAGACCCACACAAAAGAGAAGTCGTAG